AGCGGGCCAGGCAGCTCTTGCGTGATGTGAAAAAGAAAAAGATTCATCATAAGGGATTGCTTTGCAAAATCAAAGAGGTCCATCAATTCTACAAACCGGACAAAGATATTGAGAACATTATAGATTACCATGAAGTTCCTGTTTTCAAAAACCAGTTGCGAAATGTTCTGAAAAACTGCGGCTTGATTGATCCGTTGAACGTGGCGGAATATGTGGCTACAGGCGGAGGTTATGCATTGTACAAGGCGCTTTTTCAAATGAGCTCGGAGGAGGTAATAGAAGATGTAAAACTTTCCGGGCTCAGGGGAAGGGGCGGCGCGTGGTTTCCAACAAGTTTTAAATGGAGCATGGCCCACAACACATCCGAAGCAGAAAAGTTTGTCGTATGCAATGCCGACGAGGGAGATCCCGGCGCCTATAAAGACCGTACTATCATGGAAGGAAACCCGTTCAGGCTGTTTGAAGGGATTGTTCTGGCAGGGTATGCGATTGGAAGTCATCAGGGAATTATTTATCTGCGCGAGGAATATCCCCATACCTTCCAACTCCTCACCCAAGCCATTGAAACCGCAAAAAGATACGGCTTTTTAGGCAGAAACATTTTGGGTTCTGACTTTAACTTCTCATTGCGAATTGTCAGAGGGGGCGGCTCTTATGTCTGCGGCGAAGAAACCGCGCTGCTGGATTCCCTGGAAGGAGAGGTGGGAGATCCCCGGCTAAGGCCGCCGTTCCCTATTTTAAAGGGCCTGTGGGAACGACCGACCATTGTCAATAATGTGGAAACCTTGTCCAATATTCCCATGATCATCGGACAAGGTGGTGAATCCTACGCCAAAATCGGAACAGAGAAAGCCAAGGGCGCCAAAATTTTTTCCGTAATCGGCAAAGTACGGCAGCCGGGTTTGTATGAGGTTCCCCTGGGCACAAATCTAAAAGAGCTTATTTACGATATGGCCGGCGGTCTGCCTTCCGGAAGCCGCCTAAAGGCGGTGCAAGTGGGCAGCCCCTTTGGCCTTTTTATCCCTGCCGACAATATAGACATATCCCTGGACCCGGAGACGCTGAAGGGTATGAATTCCATGATCGGCTCGGGGGTCATTGTGGTTCTGGACCAAAATACCTGCCTTGTGGACACCATCCGGCATTTGCTTTCATTCTTTATAGATGAATCCTGTGGAAAATGTGTTCCCTGCCGCGAAGGCGTCTTTAGAATGTACGAAATCATCACCGGTATATATGAAGGACACGCTACTTACACGGACTTATACACATTATGGGATCTGGCGGAAATGATCAAACAGTTTGCCCTTTGCGGCCTTGGCGGAGGAGCGCCTGCGCTTGTTTTAGGGGCATTGGAAGATTTTACAGAGGACTTTAAAACACATATGGCCACAGGGAAATGTGGCTGGAAAATCGCAGTGTGAGGTTCAAGCTGAAACAAGAATTGGCACAAACGAATTCA
The Desulfobacterales bacterium DNA segment above includes these coding regions:
- a CDS encoding NADH-ubiquinone oxidoreductase-F iron-sulfur binding region domain-containing protein, which gives rise to MKITSIWDLNRLKETGARSLSPKQPKLSISMSTCGLALGADEIFQDLTAMKVKEGLKILLGQTGCSGFCNLEPLGILRLPGKPALIYTQMTVKRARQLLRDVKKKKIHHKGLLCKIKEVHQFYKPDKDIENIIDYHEVPVFKNQLRNVLKNCGLIDPLNVAEYVATGGGYALYKALFQMSSEEVIEDVKLSGLRGRGGAWFPTSFKWSMAHNTSEAEKFVVCNADEGDPGAYKDRTIMEGNPFRLFEGIVLAGYAIGSHQGIIYLREEYPHTFQLLTQAIETAKRYGFLGRNILGSDFNFSLRIVRGGGSYVCGEETALLDSLEGEVGDPRLRPPFPILKGLWERPTIVNNVETLSNIPMIIGQGGESYAKIGTEKAKGAKIFSVIGKVRQPGLYEVPLGTNLKELIYDMAGGLPSGSRLKAVQVGSPFGLFIPADNIDISLDPETLKGMNSMIGSGVIVVLDQNTCLVDTIRHLLSFFIDESCGKCVPCREGVFRMYEIITGIYEGHATYTDLYTLWDLAEMIKQFALCGLGGGAPALVLGALEDFTEDFKTHMATGKCGWKIAV